The genomic DNA ATTTATATGAGTtggattaaaattttatcaactcagTTAAAAATGACTCGAGGCAGGCTAGCCCGCGACCCACTTGGGTCGGTCACAAGTTGAGAAAATGTTGAAACAATCGCCCATACACATTGAATAGTGGTTGAGATCCTTGGTGCTTCTCTCGTGTTCATCAAAACTAAAAGTACACTTGTTGCTCTTTTAGTGTGCATTGATATAATTTGGATTATTAGATTGATTTATAAGCATTTTTATGATAAACTCCTATTTTTCTAAATAATATGTGTcaaatttattttactttatgaatattttttcttaattgGATGAAAGGGCTAATCCAAACCGCCACGGactaattttattttacttttttataGACCTATGGGTTGATTCATCTAATCCACAACATGACGAATTAACATCCTCAAATGAGGACAAATCCCTTggttcataaaaaaaatagagcAGGAGATGGACCAACCGTAATTAGTTATAACTCCTCCTTAGATTTACTATCCTCATATTATAATTTAAATCGGAACGGATAACTGGAGACCACCCAGAGGCTACCCTCCTGCCAAACTACCTTATCACTTATTTATCGTCGACGGTTTTCCAACGGCCTCCGACCCTTTGTCATAATCCAAAATATAAAAAGTacggtaaaattaaaaaaaaaaaaatctgtttataAGTGGTCTATTTCTTAGTTCATTTTTTCCAAAGAATCACAGGATCTGCCCTCCGCTCAAATGGCCGGCCCGCCCGCCCAGACACGGGTCGGCACGTCACGGTCTCGTTTGACAACTCTATAAAAGACCCGAAGTACAGCGCGGCAAAGCTCTCTGCCCCCCAACGCTTGCTCCCTCTTCGACTACCTCGCCTTAGCACTTCAATGGCACCGAGCCTCGCGTTGATGCTGCCTCGGCTCCTCCTCCCCTTCCTATTCCTCGCCCTCTTCCATCTCATCGCAATTGGCCGCCCCATCTCGACGCCGGCTGACGAGGCGCTCGCCGATCTTCTGCTCTCGGACGGAATCACTCCCGGCTCGACCTCAGATTCCCAAACCCTACTCCTACCCTTCCTCCGCCGTCCGACCATCTCCCAGATTTTCGCCGCGGATCAGTGCGAGCAGACGTATGGATTCCTCCCCTGCACCACTACGGTAGTCGGGAACATGTTCCTCATCGTCGTGTACGGATTCCTGATGTACAAGGCCGCGACGTACCTCTCCTCCGGGAGCGAGCTTCTCCTCAAAATCATGGGGCCGGGTATTGTTGGTGGACTCTTCCTCCCGATTCTTGGGGCTCTCCCTGACGCAATGCTAATTTTGGGTATGTCTATCTCTTCAACTAGTGTAAATTTTACTTTTATTATCTCTGAACTCGCTGATCTCCCTGACGAAAAGGGAATTGAACTTTCCTTCTACAGTGTAAGGATTGGTTGATCGCGACCTGACCTAATGCAATTtgtgttagtttattttttagagTTTGCAAAATTTGTGCCTTCTTTTCGTAGTCCGTCGACAAATTCGGAGGGAATTTCGACTTTTTTTTGTGGTTTTTTCAGAAATTGAAATCCAGACGCCGATCTTGGTTTTACTCTTTGGATTTATCGAGAACATCagttttagcaagtttttttttttttttttttgatatggaAGGATTGAAAGACGATGGATATTGTTTTCTTTCACAGCTGACATAATGTTGGCGTGCTTTCACGCGAAGCTTGCGCGTGTCTTGATCTCATTTTAGTGTATTTAATGCCGCGGTGCCATCAACTTGCTCTGAATTTTACTTCTGTACGCTCCCGAGCAAATAGCTTACAATTTTGCAGATATCATAGCAAATATCTTATTCAACTGAAAGTATCTCCGTAAGTAACAAGCCGCTTAGGCCGTCAAACGTTGATTCTCAATCTTAACCCTTGAAAACTGTTAAAGTTAATGTGTTATCACTTAAGTTTACTCATCActaaggttacttgccccctaagtttctAAGGTTACTTGCCTCCTAAGTTGCtaggttacttgccccctaagtttctttcaagtctatataaaggctttgtaatcaaaagtttaagaatcaagaaaaactatctATTTCTCCTCAAGAGCTCTACCAAAATACTTTTCAATTtcaacagttggtatcagagcgtccAGGTTCTACCAATCCAAATCCATGGCCAGCTCGAGTTTAACAAACATCAACCATCTCATTCCAGAGTTTAATGGCGAAGACTATGATTTCTGGTACGTGAAGATGAAGACCATCTTTCGATCTCTTAACCAATGGGAGATTGTGGAGAATGGAGTACAAGAGCCCGAGGAGGCCACTGCCCTCAATGAGGCCGGTCTGAAGAAATTAGAGAAGTCTCGACAAGCCGACGCAAGTGCTCTCTCAATCCTTCAAAGAGCAGTCACTAAGGCTATATTTCCCAGAATCATGCGAGCCAACACGGCTAAAGATGCGTGGGAGATCTTGCAGAGCGAATTTCAAGGAGATGTGAAAGTAAGAGCGATTAAGCTCCAATCACTACTCAAGGATTTCGAAAATGCCAAGATGCAGGAGAAAGAAACACTCATGGAATTCTCAACCAGAATCTTTGATCTGGTCAATATAATGAAATCTCATGGTGAAGATATTACAGATCAAAGGCTGGTACGCAAAATTCTCATCTGTCTTCCTGAGAAATATGATCCCATTATTGCCGTCATTGAAGAAACAAAGGACCTAACAACACTCACCGTTCAAGAAGTGATGGCGTCCCTAAAATCGTTCGAGCAAAGATTGTCCAGACATTCTGAGAAGCCAATAGAGGGTGCATTTCAATCAAAGCTCAAAATTGGTAACAACGAACGAGAAGGCCAATCACGATTTGGATGGAAATCAAGAGGACGAGGTGGACGTATctcaaaaggaaaaggaaaagacaaCTCATCGAATTGCAGCAATTGCAATAAGCCAAATCACTCCGAGAAGGACTGTTGGTTCAAAGGTCAATCGAGATGCAAAATATGCAATCGATTTGGTCACCTCGCCAAAGATTGCCGAAATAGGAACACTTATCAGGCAAATCAGGTTGGAGAAAATCAAACAGCTGAGGAGACACATGGAACATTCTATGTATGTCACACGACCACCAACAAGGAGCAAGGAAAATGGTTGCTGGACAGCGGATGTAGCAACCATATGACGCCGATCTCAGAAATTTTCTCTGAACTCGACATTAGCATCAATGCTCCTGTTCAGTTTGGAAACGGAGAgcaaacaaagtcaaaaggacttgggaaaatcgccatcgagacgaaggaaggaccgagttgcatcaacaatgtcttgtGTGTGCCGAGCTTGAGTCAAAATTTACTCAGCCTCGGACAATTGGTGGAAAATGGGTACAAGCTCTGCTTCGATAACAATGAATGTGTTATATTTGACaggagagataagtcaaaggtgttCACAAAGATCAAAATGGTCAATCGAAGCTTCGCTCTCAACATCAATTATGCCGACCTAAAAGCTCATCAAGCTTCTACCTCGGACTACCTGACATCAACCTTATGGCATCGACGACTCGGTCATCTCAATTTACAAAGCCTCAAAGAGTTATCTGGCAAGAGTATGGTGCAAGGACTTCCTCACATAGAAGGAAAGCAACATGTATGCGAAGGATGCGCGTTTGGAAAGCAACATCGATTACCTTTCCCAAAAGGAGTATCATGGAGAGCTAAAGAAAAGTTGGAACTTATCCACACCGACGTCTGCGGGCCGATGGACACCCTTTCTCATGCTCAGAATaggtatttcattcttttcatcgaCGATCACACTCGTATGACTTGGGTCTATTTCATGAGGCAGAAGTCCGAAGTATTCATGATATTCAAGAAGTTTAAGAGTCTCGTCGAAAAACAGAGTGGATGCTTCATCAAAACCTTAAGAAGTGACAGAGGCAAAGAATACACTTCTaaagaatttcacaatttttgtgaAGATGAAGGAGTAGAAAGGCAACTAACGGTAAGGtacacccctcaacaaaatggtgttaccGAGAGGAAAAACCAGACAATCGTTGAAATGGCAAAATCAATGATGCACGAGAAAGGTTTACCCAAAatcttctgggctgaagcagtctaCACAGCCGTTTATTTATCTAATCGATGCCCAACCACAGCCATACCAAACAAGACTCCGTTTGAAGCatggagtggtagaagaccatcgGTGAACCATCTCAAGGTATTCGGAAGCATTTGCTATTCTCAAATTCCAAAACAGAAACGAAGCAAACTTGACGAATCTAGCGAAAGATGTATTTTTGTCGGCTACAGCACCATGAGCAAAGGTTATAGACTATTTAACCTACAGCTGGGTCAAGTTATTATTAGCCGAGATGTTCAAGTTGATGAAAATGCTTTATGGAATTGGGAAGAAAACAAAGTTGAAAAGAAAGACATTCTGATCAGTACTGACAAAGAAGATGAAATTGAGCCAAGCACACCAGATTCAAGCTCATCTCAACCCAACGAAGAAAGCTCAACTGATCCAACTTCATCAAACTCCTCATCCCCAAGCGCAACTCCAAAAAGGTACAGATCATTGAGCGATATATATGCTACATGCAATTATTGCTCAATTGAGCCTGAGAACTTTGCTGAAGCAATCAAAGAAGAACCATGGAAAAAAGCGATGGAGGAGGAAGTTCGTGTAATTGAAAAAAATCAGACATGGCAGCTCGTCGATAAACCAAGAGACAAAGAAGTTATAGGtgttaaatggatctacaaagtaAAGCACAACCCAGACGGATCCATTCAAAAACACAAAGCAAGACTTGTGGCCAAAGGATATTCTCAACAGCCTGGAATTGACTACGGGGAGACGTTTGCCCCAGTAGCTCGGCTAGACACAATCCGAGCTATAATTGCATTCGCCGCCAGCAAAGGGTGGAAACTTTATCAGcttgatgtcaagtcagcatttctcaatggtgaattgaaggaagaagtgtatgtagatcaacctcagggtttcatcatcaaaggaaaagaagagaaagtctacaaacttaagaaagcgctatatggacttaaacaatctCCTCGCGCTTGGTACAGTGAGATCGACAACTATTTCAACCGAACAAAATTCGAAAAGAGCAAgagtgaaccaactttgtatgtcAAGCAGCAAGGTAATGATGTTCTTATAGTCACTCTTTATGTTGATGACCTAATTTTCACTGGAAGCAACgagaagatgatcgaagagttCAAAGATGACATGGCTCAAAAGTATGAAATGAGCGATATGGGTCTACTTCGACATTTCTTGGGCATggagatctaccaagaagaagagacaatctttatctgccaaaagatatatgcagaaaagattctgaagaaattcaacatgctGGGATGTAATCCTGTCTCTACACCACTCATTATGGGGGagaaattgaaaaaggaagatGGAGGAAAAGCAGCGGATGTCACTTATTACCGTAGCCTCATTGGTAATTTGTTATATCTCACAGCAACTAGACCTGATCTCATGTATGCTGCAAGTCTACTTTCAAGATTTATGCAGAGTCCGAGCCATTTTCATCTCGGTGCAGCAAAGCGGGTCTTACGATATGTTCAAGGGACAACTGACCTCGGTCTAAGCTTTCAGAAGAATCACGCACTTAATCTTGTCGGATATTGTGACAGTGATCTTGGTGGATCCTTAGATGACATGAAAAGCACTTCGGGGTACTGTTTCTCCTTTGGTTCAGCAATATTCTCATGGGTATCCAAGAAACAACAAAGTGTTGCACAATCGTCTGCGGAAGCCGAGTACATCTCAGCATCAGTAGCCACTTCACAAGCAATTTGGCTTCGAAAAATCTTGGCTGATCTCGGTCACCATCAGATTGAAGGAACCGTGCTACACTGCGACAACAAATCTGCAATCGCTATGGCTAAGAACCCAGTTCACCACAACCGAACTCGACATATAGCACTCAAGCATCATTTCATTCGACAAGCAATTGAAGAtaaagaaattcaacttgagttcTGTCGATCTGAGGAGCAATtatctgacatcttcacaaaagcaCTTCCGAGAGAAAGATTTCAACAGCTCCGAGCCAAACTTGGAATCCGACAAcacattaagggggagtgttaaagttaatgtgttatcacttaagtttactcatcactaaggttacttgccccctaagtttctaaggttacttgccccctaagttgctaggttacttgccccctaagtttctttcaagtctatataaaggctttgtaatcaaaagtttaagaatcaagaaaaactatctATTTCTCCTCAAGAGCTCTACCAAAATACTTTTCAATTTCAACAAAAACTTCCAACTTTTTGTGTTGTTTTGTTTTATTGCAGTAGTATGAAAGATAGGTACGCATGTGCTTAGGGCCACCTCTTTGCTGATACTTCAAACacactctttattttttttttcagtattAAGGATTTTGGATATTCTTATAAAATGTGAATCACTTAGGTAGTCGTGTACGTTACTTGTGCCTGTTGGGCcacaaattaataaaaataataatacaaaagttagaaaatattaaaatttcaataaaatagaaaaaaatccaaaatcagaaaatacataaaaaaatccaaaatagaaagaaaaaaaaaactttctgtGTGCAAGGCTTGCCATTATGGAGATTGAAATGATTAAGCGTGCATATAGTTTATGGATCGAGTTTGAAGCCATGAGGATCTTCAAACTCCTTGATGATGGACTTAGGAATTTGAATAGAGCTATTGGGGCttcatttgaaaatttatttagtgGATCTTTTGGTAACAACATCGAAGACATTTTTAATTTTCCTCTATTTACCAGTGAAAAAAGGAACACCAAGGAACTTAAAATCCAAAAAGGCAAGCTTTCATCCTTAAATGTATAGGTTCCGTACATAACACTCTTCTCATTTAGGGTTACATATCCTTTATCTTGAGTGAGTTTAAGGTTTTTGAGAGTTTGTTTGCTTTTAAAGGGTGACCTTAGTAGGTTTAGTGGTGTTGTTGAGTAGACATTATCTATCTAaagattgtttttaaaaaaaaataaaaactctagGGGAGAGTTTAGGTCACAGGTTTGCTTAATAAGAGTGTCTAGTTGAGGATTACAAAGAGCTCCGTTAGATTGACCTAGGATGCTTGCTTGATCAATTTAGGTGTCTCAATAGAGTCTTTAGGGATTCATTTAGAGATGTATTTGGTGTATCTTTCAGATCCAATGCTTTAAATTCTTCATCATACATAAATGCCAAAAGGGATCAGGTTAGCATGGGAAACAATAATAGTAATGGGGTGAGCTGACGATGTCACTTGTGTTGCATGTACAATCATGCTTGTTAAAGAAGAATAAGGGGTTGTGATTTTCCTCTTGGTTTAAGTGGTTGATTTGATCACGTGGTGGatggcttgaggaagaaaacaatGACACAATGAAGACACAAGGACACAGGTGATACGCCTAGGGATCTAGCCGAGGCGTCAAGTGTCAAAGGAAGCTTGATAGGATGGAGAACAAAGGGGTAATTAGTACTGAGATTGAATCACTGAACTTTGGCATCAATTTACACAACACCAAAATTTAACTGTGAACCAAAAGTCTAAAACCATCAGAAATTTACACAAAATTGATAAAGCGAAGAACACAGAGAAATCACCTCACAGAGATTGAAAAGTGGAATATATCATCAAAAGTTGAATATTACTTGTACACAAAACTACTTTATAGACTTGATtctaaaaatatagaaaataaatagtGTAAAGCAAGACATAATTATCCCATGGTTTAAACTCCTACCAAAGAAAGATACTAAATGCCACCAAATTCAAAGAAATGcttgtaaaagaaaaataaaatcaaaattacaTGATACCCAAAATGAATAATTGCCAAaggtttaattaaaaaattaaaattcatttgaTTCCTTTCCCTCTTTGCATTACCAATTGTGTTTAATTGATTTTGCATCTATGTGGTAAGCAAGTCAATTTTTCCTTAGGAAATTATGTAATTCAATTTACAAAATCAAAAAAAATCAAAGATGTTTTTTTAGCATCTCTTAGTTATCTTGAAGTCCATTCTAaccataaatttaaaatttgctgTAGTATCTGGGATTTCTGGGAGTAAAGAAACTGCTCAAAATCAAGTGTCGATTGGAATGGGTTTACTTGCTGGATCAACAGTGATGTTGCTTACTACTCTATGGGGTTCTTGTATTATTGTGGGAAAATCTGACCTTTCAGATAATTCAACCTCAATTGATCCACAAGATACACAAATCTTCAGTCTGTTTGGTGAGCATCATCTTATCTTTTTTGGACTACCACATAAAGCTTTTATTGGCTCTAGTAAAGCTTAACTGTTAATATTTTACTTAGATCCTTCTCTTTATATGATTACAAAATGCAACCTATTTAATTAGTTCATCCTTTCACTTGCGAATTCTACAGAGTGTAATTTTCATCACTTCTTCCTCGGTGAAATTTGGCCAAAATTTTCATATGAAGATttgctgctttaattactcttgTAGGACTATGAAGCTTAATCACCTTGCCTTTTTCTTTCCATGACAGTTGCAATTTTTTAGATGGAAAATTCTGCTTCTAGTTGATATGTTACATCTAATGCGTGAGTGAATACACTTTATTGTTTTATTGAATCAAATTATTTGTGGTTCAATCTATCTATTATGACCAATAATCCTGTTGGACCTTTCTCTTTGTGAGAATCTCCGTGTCCTTTGTAACAAAACAGACATTATAAGAACCTGATTTAGACATCCTTTTTCTTGTTACAGAATACTGTTATCTTGTCCTATTTCCCTTCAGTAAGATATTGTCAATAAATTTTCTACTATAAAACTGTACTAATCTAATGTtgaatttatgttaaaaaaatgagTTATATTCATACATGATTAACTTTTGACAATCAGTTAACTACCAAGTCCACTCTTCCTGAAGAATGATTGTCCTTCTCCTATTTGAAGGTTCTGGTGTTTCAACTGATGTTGAAACAAGCTATGCAGCGAGAATTATGGTGATATCCATCATCCCATTTGTGATAGTGCAACTGCCACAAGTTTTCAATTTTCCCTCTGGACAACGTCTAGCAGTTTTGCTCTCTCTTATTGTTGCAGTTGCACTCTTGGTTTCTTATTGTGTTTATCAGGTAAATATTTGATATGAACTAATATTTAAGATACAACTGATTTTGTTTGACCTTACCTGATTAAGTGTCCATGATATCCTTTTACCTACCATCGGAATGAAAGACACAAAGTACAAAATCATTTCCATTTTTGTTCCATGTTGTTCCTATATCTCAAACATAGAAAATAATAATTCCTTTCTGATATACTTATTTCCAATAAATAATCAAATTAGGCCTAGAGTTAGTTACAATAGTCGATTTTTCCATAGTGATTTCAGCTACCATATGATGAaaaagaatcttaactttgatttTTTTGTATTATGGGTCAGGTATTTCAACCTTGGATTCAGAGGCGAAGATTAGCTTATGTGAAGCACAAACATGTAATATCAGGAATTCTCAAACATGCTCAGATGCAAGCCCTTGGACGACTCGTGGATAATGAGGGAACACCCAATGTAGATGTCCTTAAAAGGTAggcatttttatttttcttgattaattgtaaGATGTTTACTGGTTTTAGCTAATATGTTTGTTCACAGATTGTTCCGTTCACTAGATATGGATTCAGATAGATCACTATCACGTGCCGAGTTGAGAGCTCTGATCATAGGTCTCCAAGTTGATGAAATAGATTTGGATATGGACGATGCTGTTGATAAAATCATGGATGAGTTTGATACATCACGAAATTCAACAATCGAAGAACATGAGTTTATTGCGGGAATATCAAATTGGCTTACCGAGGCCAAACGTGATGTTGGAAATGCTTCATCTTACTCAAAAAATTTCATGGATGATTTTCACACGGTAAACTTGTGTTTTATATCCACCTGAAGTTATAATGAGACTATGCAAACTGGCAGGCCAAATATGACCCTATAATTTGTGCAGAAAGCAAGGGGGGAACATGACAGGCTGATCTATCAAAATGATGAAGTTGTAGAAAGGATTGATAATCCTGGTCAGGTAGTCTCcaatgctattttacttttgctACTTGGAACCGTCCTTGCTGCTATTTTTGCTGACCCGCTCGTAGATGCTGTTGACAACTTTTCTCTTGCTACAAGCATACCTTCATTCTTCATATCATTCATTGCAATGCCTTTGGCTACCAATGCCAGTGAGGCTGTTTCATCAATTATCTTTGCCAGCCGAAAAAAACAAAGAACTTCGTCACTCACTTTCTCAGAGGTTTGTTTTTACGAATCAAATTATGTGATTTATTCTTCGTTTGTTTTCCCCATAAGTTGGATCTTATCATTGGTAGAGTCTGGCTCTAGGTTTATTTTTGTGCATCTAGTTTTGCAACCGCTGGGCATTGCCTTATCGTTACATGCCTCAATGCTAAGTATCAGAGACTAAAAATCATAGGCTAATGAATCCAGTTatcaagtttctatgcgtttgaAGCCATGATTGCATAGTACATTTTTATATTATCTATTTCAGCTCAATTTGGGACACTGAAGAGACAAAATAAAGAAAAGGTCGGTCAATCTGGATACTCAATTATGAGCAGTTTATAACCCAAAATGTGCTCGTGCAGATCTATGGAGGGGTAACCATGAACAACACCCTTTGCTTGGCTGTCTTCTTGGCTCTGGTTTACTTGAGACACCTGACATGGGACTTCTCAGCtgaagttttgatcattttgatcGTCTGCGTGGTGATGGGCCTCTTCACCAGTTTCCGGACGACTTTCCCTCTGTGGACTTGCTTTCTTGCCTTCTTGTTCTACCCCTTGTCGCTGATACTTGTCTATGTGCTCGACTTTGTCTTTGGGTGGTCATAGAGTAACAAATTGCTGCAAGAATTAAGCTACTCTTCTGGATGAATGCAGCGTATGAGATTCTCCTACCCTGTTGTTCATGGTGTATAGACAAATCTAAATCGATTCATTTCCAAAGCTTTCAGAATTGTGGAATCCTATAATTTGTATGCTTTGATTTGAAGGATATGCCGTCAATTGCAAGTTTGTAACTCATTTCTTCCTAGTAAAGTGGTGGTTACGACAAATCAGTTGGTTACCTGCCACACTGGATCAAATAACACATCAGGTACATTCTCCTTCCCTTCAACTTTTCCTCAGTTCTCTTTTTAAGCCATGGTTTTGATGGAATTGAACGGCAAAGAATGTTCACTGTGGTTAATTTACTTAACATTCATGTCCCAAATCGTCGTCAAAGTTATATTCATCTGCGACTTCCTCTTCGGTCGCATGCTCGGTTCTATCATATGATTATTCTTAAGACAAGATTTCATGGTTATTTTGTTTTACCATTGTATTCTTTATGATTGTGTGGGATCAGAGAAAATTCAAGTTATGGCTGGACTTTCAGCATGCTGCTTGCTTTTCATATTGTAACACATTAAAATTATGACATTttcttaattaatctaattattgACAATAATTATAAATActagaaataatattttattgtGTTACTATTTGGcaaataatatttttcaaatgtcaaattaatttatttttaaatgtcATATCAATAATGTAATTTTTGCATAACAAATTAAATGTCAAAAATTAAACATACTTATGCGTCCGGGTGACTCTTTGTATACTTAGGCCGATGCCCTTTGCAACAACATGATTCCATCAAGCTATGATCTATACCTGTGTGGTTTCGGGATGACGAGGGATCATAGTAGAGTGGGTTATTTCTAACCAACCTATGACTGTCCTTAACACAAAATCGACCCAAGTGAAGTGACGTCGGGCTAATGTCTACACAACACTAGGAATACGGACCAACGGTTATCTTTTTTCAAACTCTTTCATTCTATAGTGTAGGTACACAAGCTTCTCATTTTTATTCATCGCTAATTTGACCGTCAGAGGAGTCATGCTGACAACGTCGACCTTCGACTGACGTGCTTAAATTCACAGAACTCCGACAGTAAAGACATCGAAGGACCCACGTCACAGTaactcaagaggaagaggaaaaacaGAAGCCCGAGTAGATGAAAATGACACTATCACATACATTGatagttaataattaattaacaTTATTATTAAGATATGAAATTATTTAATGCTAAGAAAAATAACTGGAATTGTAGAAATTAAAAACTATGATAATTATAGTACTTGTGTTGGTTAACTTTAAAATTCCACCAAAGGCTAAATGACTCAACTAGATCAAACTTTGTTGTACTCGGTTCAACTAGGACTCAACCAATAAGTTTGATTTGAGCCTAGTTCGAGCTCAAAGCGTACCGTATCGATTTAGTTTGGTTTAGCACTAAATATATAATTAGCCTGGACAAATGTAATCCTAATAAACCTTCAGGGCTTTAATAATAACACTGGTAAAAAAACTGGACAAAGATTGAGTGGTATTCCTTTTTGTCATGAGGACCGATATGACCCTCAATTgtttagagcatccacatcaattaccctaaatttaatttttatcttaaattttatattttgcatTAAAAAAACATCCACATCAGCTACCCTACCCATtccctaaatatacatttcatgaatagtagttctttaaatttagggaatggattctGATCTGGCGGTTAGAACACGGGACCCCATAGCgaagggtcaacgccacgtggaagtcaaagggccaggtggtccatcggagaatggtgagccgaccggactcatgagagaagggcagaccgaccggccgaccggagaaggatgagtcGGCCTCCCGACCGGACGACCGATGAACATCCGATAATaaaaagacgccctgacagggatcggggttccgacgctcaattgaacagtaacgaagtgCCGATCGGACGTCATGATCGTCCGAAGGCAATGTAACATA from Zingiber officinale cultivar Zhangliang chromosome 4A, Zo_v1.1, whole genome shotgun sequence includes the following:
- the LOC121971837 gene encoding sodium/calcium exchanger NCL2-like isoform X2; the protein is MAPSLALMLPRLLLPFLFLALFHLIAIGRPISTPADEALADLLLSDGITPGSTSDSQTLLLPFLRRPTISQIFAADQCEQTYGFLPCTTTVVGNMFLIVVYGFLMYKAATYLSSGSELLLKIMGPGIVGGLFLPILGALPDAMLILVSGISGSKETAQNQVSIGMGLLAGSTVMLLTTLWGSCIIVGKSDLSDNSTSIDPQDTQIFSLFGSGVSTDVETSYAARIMVISIIPFVIVQLPQVFNFPSGQRLAVLLSLIVAVALLVSYCVYQVFQPWIQRRRLAYVKHKHVISGILKHAQMQALGRLVDNEGTPNVDVLKRLFRSLDMDSDRSLSRAELRALIIGLQVDEIDLDMDDAVDKIMDEFDTSRNSTIEEHEFIAGISNWLTEAKRDVGNASSYSKNFMDDFHTKARGEHDRLIYQNDEVVERIDNPGQIYGGVTMNNTLCLAVFLALVYLRHLTWDFSAEVLIILIVCVVMGLFTSFRTTFPLWTCFLAFLFYPLSLILVYVLDFVFGWS
- the LOC121971837 gene encoding sodium/calcium exchanger NCL1-like isoform X5, with protein sequence MAPSLALMLPRLLLPFLFLALFHLIAIGRPISTPADEALADLLLSDGITPGSTSDSQTLLLPFLRRPTISQIFAADQCEQTYGFLPCTTTVVGNMFLIVVYGFLMYKAATYLSSGSELLLKIMGPGIVGGLFLPILGALPDAMLILVSGISGSKETAQNQVSIGMGLLAGSTVMLLTTLWGSCIIVGKSDLSDNSTSIDPQDTQIFSLFGSGVSTDVETSYAARIMVISIIPFVIVQLPQVFNFPSGQRLAVLLSLIVAVALLVSYCVYQVFQPWIQRRRLAYVKHKHVISGILKHAQMQALGRLVDNEGTPNVDVLKRLFRSLDMDSDRSLSRAELRALIIGLQVDEIDLDMDDAVDKIMDEFDTSRNSTIEEHEFIAGISNWLTEAKRDVGNASSYSKNFMDDFHTKARGEHDRLIYQNDEVVERIDNPGQMLLTTFLLLQAYLHSSYHSLQCLWLPMPVRLFHQLSLPAEKNKELRHSLSQRSMEG
- the LOC121971837 gene encoding sodium/calcium exchanger NCL1-like isoform X3 — its product is MAPSLALMLPRLLLPFLFLALFHLIAIGRPISTPADEALADLLLSDGITPGSTSDSQTLLLPFLRRPTISQIFAADQCEQTYGFLPCTTTVVGNMFLIVVYGFLMYKAATYLSSGSELLLKIMGPGIVGGLFLPILGALPDAMLILVSGISGSKETAQNQVSIGMGLLAGSTVMLLTTLWGSCIIVGKSDLSDNSTSIDPQDTQIFSLFGSGVSTDVETSYAARIMVISIIPFVIVQLPQVFNFPSGQRLAVLLSLIVAVALLVSYCVYQVFQPWIQRRRLAYVKHKHVISGILKHAQMQALGRLVDNEGTPNVDVLKRLFRSLDMDSDRSLSRAELRALIIGLQVDEIDLDMDDAVDKIMDEFDTSRNSTIEEHEFIAGISNWLTEAKRDVGNASSYSKNFMDDFHTKARGEHDRLIYQNDEVVERIDNPGQVVSNAILLLLLGTVLAAIFADPLVDAVDNFSLATSIPSFFISFIAMPLATNASEAVSSIIFASRKKQRTSSLTFSELNLGH
- the LOC121971837 gene encoding sodium/calcium exchanger NCL1-like isoform X1; translation: MAPSLALMLPRLLLPFLFLALFHLIAIGRPISTPADEALADLLLSDGITPGSTSDSQTLLLPFLRRPTISQIFAADQCEQTYGFLPCTTTVVGNMFLIVVYGFLMYKAATYLSSGSELLLKIMGPGIVGGLFLPILGALPDAMLILVSGISGSKETAQNQVSIGMGLLAGSTVMLLTTLWGSCIIVGKSDLSDNSTSIDPQDTQIFSLFGSGVSTDVETSYAARIMVISIIPFVIVQLPQVFNFPSGQRLAVLLSLIVAVALLVSYCVYQVFQPWIQRRRLAYVKHKHVISGILKHAQMQALGRLVDNEGTPNVDVLKRLFRSLDMDSDRSLSRAELRALIIGLQVDEIDLDMDDAVDKIMDEFDTSRNSTIEEHEFIAGISNWLTEAKRDVGNASSYSKNFMDDFHTKARGEHDRLIYQNDEVVERIDNPGQVVSNAILLLLLGTVLAAIFADPLVDAVDNFSLATSIPSFFISFIAMPLATNASEAVSSIIFASRKKQRTSSLTFSEIYGGVTMNNTLCLAVFLALVYLRHLTWDFSAEVLIILIVCVVMGLFTSFRTTFPLWTCFLAFLFYPLSLILVYVLDFVFGWS